The proteins below come from a single Eptesicus fuscus isolate TK198812 chromosome 5, DD_ASM_mEF_20220401, whole genome shotgun sequence genomic window:
- the NGB gene encoding neuroglobin codes for MERPEPELIRQSWQAVNRSPLEHGTVLFTRLFDLEPGLLPLFQYNCRQYSSSEDCLSSPEFLDHIRKVMLVIDAAVTNVEDLSSLEEYLAGLGRKHRAVGVKLSSFSTVGEALLYMLEKCLGPAFTPAMRAAWRQLFGAVVRAMSRGWDGE; via the exons ATGGAGCGCCCTGAGCCCGAGCTGATCCGGCAGAGCTGGCAAGCGGTGAACCGCAGCCCGCTGGAGCACGGCACCGTCCTGTTCACCAG gctgttTGACCTGGAGCCCGGCCTGCTGCCCCTCTTCCAGTACAACTGCCGCCAGTACTCCAGCTCCGAGGACTGCCTCTCCTCGCCTGAGTTCCTGGACCACATCAGGAAG GTGATGCTCGTGATCGATGCTGCGGTGACCAATGTGGAGGACCTGTCCTCGCTGGAGGAGTACCTGGCCGGCCTGGGCAGGAAGCACCGTGCAGTGGGTGTGAAGCTCAGCTCCTTCTCG ACGGTGGGCGAGGCCCTGCTCTACATGCTGGAGAAGTGCCTGGGCCCCGCCTTCACACCAGCCATGCGGGCAGCCTGGCGCCAGCTCTTCGGAGCCGTGGTCCGGGCCATGAGTCGAGGCTGGGATGGCGAGTAA